A genomic window from Tolypothrix sp. PCC 7910 includes:
- a CDS encoding DUF6335 family protein, translating to MAEENHNQEINSDDLPQAITESYGTGVKDLPGYNIGGRSIQAERREYTETSPKLTGGDVDAYWEDADAVGDEAVGGTAPTPDQNVTEDLEAAVGLEMDDRSFLRTNDILEERDDRRWELDPMSSEDYQQRK from the coding sequence ATGGCAGAAGAAAATCATAACCAAGAAATCAACTCTGATGATTTGCCTCAGGCAATCACCGAATCCTACGGTACTGGGGTGAAAGACTTGCCAGGGTACAATATCGGTGGGCGTTCCATACAAGCAGAACGGCGTGAGTATACAGAAACTAGTCCCAAACTGACTGGTGGTGATGTGGATGCTTATTGGGAAGATGCGGATGCTGTGGGAGATGAAGCAGTTGGTGGTACTGCTCCCACTCCTGATCAAAACGTCACTGAAGATTTAGAAGCAGCAGTAGGGCTAGAAATGGACGACCGCTCTTTTCTCCGCACTAACGATATCTTAGAAGAGCGCGACGATCGCCGTTGGGAACTAGATCCGATGTCCTCAGAAGATTATC
- a CDS encoding DUF2267 domain-containing protein, with protein sequence MQYEEFITHVQSLALSDSRVEAERATRATLETIQERIPADEVQALAEQLPIELKNYLETSQGQPGQIFNLQEFINRTSQKENIEPTTAAIHVRAVFAVLQNAVVPEKFASFHAYFSHDYEELFTSASSSEITT encoded by the coding sequence GTGCAATACGAAGAGTTTATTACCCACGTCCAAAGTTTGGCTCTATCAGATTCTCGTGTAGAGGCAGAACGTGCTACCCGTGCGACATTAGAAACAATTCAGGAAAGAATTCCTGCAGATGAAGTACAAGCATTAGCAGAACAGTTACCAATAGAACTCAAGAACTATTTAGAAACAAGTCAAGGACAACCTGGACAAATTTTTAATCTCCAAGAATTTATTAACCGTACTAGTCAAAAAGAAAATATTGAACCTACAACTGCCGCTATTCATGTTAGAGCAGTTTTTGCTGTGCTACAGAATGCAGTTGTTCCAGAAAAGTTTGCTAGTTTTCATGCCTATTTTTCTCACGATTACGAAGAACTCTTTACTAGCGCCTCAAGTAGTGAAATTACTACATAG
- a CDS encoding DJ-1/PfpI/YhbO family deglycase/protease, with the protein MAHTNNHSAKKKVAILIENGVEDAEFTVPYNGLKQAGMEVVVLGGRMNEKYKGKQGKVSIQADATTTEAIASEFDAVVIPGGMAPDKMRRNPNTVRFVQEAVQQGKLVAAVCHGPQLLIEGDLLKGKRITGFRAIRKDIINAGANYLDEALVVDGNLITSREPGDLAIFTTAILSRLGYGGKDAALPSEKDTTAEWWKLADAWGGSTKGDIVKNLNTALAGERYSLEALEKYLEKESNTEARSLFQELIGTKQRHIQIIETYLDRLGEKPSLAANVAEQYAKVKTALTGSDDIYQIRSALGDIQTGIGDIGNLWAKLTDPVATAIFKEIYQNLLQYEQRLVGLYRQLLGSEVKAPKPTTGAATAM; encoded by the coding sequence ATGGCACACACTAACAATCATTCTGCTAAGAAAAAAGTGGCAATTCTCATAGAAAATGGGGTTGAGGATGCAGAATTTACCGTTCCTTACAATGGCTTAAAGCAAGCAGGGATGGAGGTAGTAGTCCTCGGCGGACGCATGAATGAGAAGTATAAGGGAAAACAAGGCAAAGTCAGCATTCAAGCAGATGCTACCACCACAGAAGCGATCGCATCGGAATTTGATGCTGTGGTAATTCCCGGTGGTATGGCTCCCGATAAAATGCGGCGTAACCCCAATACAGTACGCTTTGTACAAGAAGCTGTACAGCAAGGAAAATTGGTGGCTGCGGTATGTCACGGGCCACAACTTTTAATTGAAGGCGATTTACTCAAAGGTAAACGTATCACGGGTTTTAGAGCAATTCGCAAAGACATTATCAACGCTGGTGCAAATTATTTAGATGAAGCATTGGTAGTGGATGGTAATTTAATTACTTCTCGTGAACCTGGAGATTTAGCGATTTTCACCACAGCGATTCTCAGCCGTTTGGGTTACGGTGGTAAAGATGCGGCATTACCTAGCGAGAAGGATACAACCGCAGAATGGTGGAAGCTGGCTGATGCTTGGGGTGGCTCAACCAAAGGCGATATCGTTAAAAATTTAAATACGGCTTTGGCTGGTGAGCGCTATTCTTTAGAAGCATTAGAGAAGTATCTCGAGAAAGAATCTAATACAGAAGCGCGATCGCTTTTTCAAGAACTCATCGGTACTAAACAGCGCCATATCCAAATCATCGAAACCTATCTCGATAGGCTTGGCGAAAAACCATCCTTAGCTGCAAATGTCGCTGAACAATACGCCAAGGTAAAAACTGCTCTAACTGGAAGTGATGATATATATCAAATCCGTTCAGCTTTGGGCGACATCCAAACAGGTATTGGCGATATTGGCAATTTGTGGGCGAAGCTGACAGATCCCGTAGCCACCGCTATTTTCAAAGAAATTTACCAGAATTTGTTGCAATACGAACAAAGATTAGTCGGGTTGTATCGCCAGCTTCTAGGTAGTGAAGTTAAGGCTCCTAAGCCTACTACAGGCGCAGCAACAGCTATGTAA